In the genome of Persephonella sp. KM09-Lau-8, one region contains:
- a CDS encoding motility protein A encodes MDIATLIGIIGAFLLLVISIALGGSPLAFVNIPSLLIVVGGGLAASLASYPLKEMITGLKAILKAFKPGLPDPVEHIDFLVDVVNKARKNGILALESDIDNFYEKDPFFGDLMRMLIDGQDIEEIKSNADTALMKIDQDLSTEVAIWEALGELFPAFGMIGTLIGLIQMLQNLNDPSALGPGMAVAMITTLYGAVLANVLCVPVSKKLKYYKDLSLLLKESYILTIEAINSGTNPNVLRAKLMSLLGVKAGEEG; translated from the coding sequence TTGGATATAGCCACACTTATTGGTATTATTGGTGCATTTCTTCTATTGGTTATCTCAATAGCTCTTGGTGGAAGTCCTCTCGCCTTCGTAAATATACCTTCATTACTTATAGTTGTAGGTGGAGGACTTGCAGCATCCCTTGCATCTTATCCTCTTAAAGAGATGATAACAGGGCTTAAAGCTATATTGAAAGCTTTTAAACCTGGGCTTCCTGACCCTGTTGAACACATAGATTTTCTGGTTGATGTTGTTAACAAAGCCAGAAAAAATGGAATTCTGGCACTGGAATCAGACATTGACAATTTCTATGAAAAAGACCCATTTTTTGGGGATTTAATGAGGATGCTTATAGATGGCCAGGATATAGAAGAGATTAAAAGTAATGCAGACACAGCCCTTATGAAAATAGACCAGGATTTATCCACAGAAGTTGCTATCTGGGAAGCTTTGGGAGAATTATTCCCAGCTTTCGGTATGATAGGAACATTGATTGGTCTTATCCAGATGCTACAAAACCTGAATGATCCATCTGCACTGGGTCCCGGTATGGCTGTTGCTATGATTACCACCCTTTACGGTGCTGTTCTTGCAAACGTTTTATGTGTGCCTGTATCCAAAAAACTAAAATATTATAAAGACCTGTCCCTACTACTAAAAGAAAGTTATATACTGACTATAGAGGCTATCAATAGTGGAACCAACCCTAACGTTCTCAGAGCAAAACTAATGTCCCTGCTTGGCGTTAAAGCCGGAGAAGAAGGATAA
- a CDS encoding S1 RNA-binding domain-containing protein: MENFQSEFEKLLEEESANIHHYSKGEVIKGKIVKIQNDVAFVDIGQKTEVVIDSSEVQGLQEGDEIEAVYLGKRNKEGYAIISRKPILYQQALQNVENAFNTNSKIKAKLIKKATKGFLVDIGGVRAYLPFSESGLKKGEEFPPAEFDVYILKFEKTGKTPNIVVSRKQVIQEEEDKKKKEIFDLLQEGQVVRGKVVKITDKGAVLSLENVVFGFLPQALYSWDKNKKLQDELSVGDEIEVKVKSIDRENQKVVFSKRDLEPNPWTEFDKEVGDIVEAVVKEINDYGIVVRVGDLEGFIYKMETDHLKPLAYKEKFKSGQKVQAKIIELDRDNRKLKLSIKQAQPHPVDKFLEENPEGSEVEGKIKEIKTKMAIIDLGNELEGVLHLIDATWNPKVKNISTVLKGKNIKKFKVLGREGNRIKLGLKQFKENPWEIFLKTHKVGDIVKGKIIKLIDRGAFVELTDEVEGFIPVNQISKEKIEIPSDKLSKGQEVEAKIIKIKGKDIILSIKALEKDKEKRELEEVLNKVKPSGEGLGTLGELLKDKLKELKNK, translated from the coding sequence ATGGAAAATTTCCAGTCAGAATTTGAAAAACTTCTTGAAGAAGAATCAGCCAATATTCACCACTATTCAAAAGGTGAAGTAATAAAAGGCAAAATTGTAAAAATTCAGAATGATGTTGCATTTGTTGATATTGGACAAAAAACAGAAGTTGTTATAGATTCCTCTGAAGTTCAGGGATTACAGGAAGGAGACGAGATAGAAGCCGTATACCTGGGCAAAAGAAATAAAGAAGGTTATGCAATAATATCAAGAAAACCTATTCTTTATCAGCAAGCATTACAGAATGTTGAGAATGCATTTAATACAAACTCTAAAATAAAGGCAAAACTAATTAAGAAAGCCACAAAGGGCTTTCTCGTAGATATTGGAGGTGTAAGAGCTTATCTGCCATTTTCAGAATCAGGACTGAAAAAAGGAGAAGAATTCCCACCTGCAGAATTTGATGTATATATCCTGAAATTTGAAAAAACAGGAAAAACTCCTAATATCGTTGTTTCCAGAAAACAGGTTATCCAGGAAGAAGAAGATAAAAAGAAAAAAGAAATATTTGACCTTCTTCAGGAAGGGCAGGTTGTCCGTGGAAAAGTGGTAAAAATAACGGACAAAGGAGCAGTTTTATCCCTTGAAAATGTAGTTTTTGGATTCTTACCACAGGCTTTATACTCCTGGGATAAAAACAAAAAGCTACAGGACGAGTTATCTGTCGGTGACGAAATAGAAGTTAAAGTAAAGAGCATAGACAGGGAAAATCAAAAAGTTGTTTTCTCAAAAAGAGACCTTGAGCCAAACCCATGGACAGAGTTTGACAAAGAAGTTGGAGATATAGTTGAAGCAGTTGTTAAGGAGATAAATGATTACGGCATTGTTGTGAGAGTCGGTGATTTGGAAGGGTTTATCTATAAAATGGAAACTGACCATTTAAAGCCACTTGCTTACAAAGAAAAATTCAAATCGGGACAAAAAGTTCAGGCAAAGATTATTGAGTTAGACAGAGATAATAGAAAGCTCAAGCTCAGTATAAAACAGGCACAGCCCCATCCAGTTGATAAATTCCTTGAAGAAAATCCAGAGGGTTCAGAAGTAGAAGGAAAAATCAAAGAAATCAAAACAAAAATGGCAATTATAGACCTTGGAAATGAACTGGAAGGTGTTCTTCATCTGATAGATGCCACATGGAACCCGAAAGTTAAAAATATTTCTACCGTTTTAAAAGGTAAAAATATCAAAAAATTTAAAGTCCTTGGCAGAGAAGGAAACAGAATAAAACTTGGCCTAAAACAATTTAAAGAAAATCCGTGGGAAATATTCCTGAAGACCCATAAAGTTGGAGATATAGTAAAAGGAAAGATTATCAAATTGATAGATAGAGGAGCCTTTGTTGAACTAACAGATGAAGTAGAAGGGTTTATTCCTGTAAATCAGATATCAAAAGAAAAAATAGAAATTCCAAGTGATAAATTATCCAAGGGACAGGAAGTTGAGGCTAAAATTATAAAAATAAAAGGCAAAGATATAATCCTGAGTATAAAAGCCCTTGAAAAAGATAAAGAAAAAAGAGAATTAGAAGAGGTTCTAAACAAAGTTAAACCTTCTGGAGAAGGTCTTGGAACCCTTGGAGAATTACTTAAAGACAAACTTAAGGAGCTGAAAAATAAGTGA
- a CDS encoding flagellar motor protein MotB, protein MARKKKEECKKIPGWLISFGDLMSLLLTFFILLFSMGTISLERFHMVIKGVTESLGGRKIFLEQKLLNQSNVPVEFPDMYPKIKRRKMLTKALLDIQQKLKKAGIDADIIQHGSIIRFRLNTDKIFPPGSETPYPEVVPFILEICKSLKQAGFTVIIEGHTDNIPIRSGKYKSNLELSALRALSILKLFRQCGYPEKDMAARGYGPYRPIAPNNTPQGRAKNRRVEFVINAS, encoded by the coding sequence ATGGCACGTAAAAAAAAAGAGGAATGTAAAAAAATACCCGGCTGGCTGATAAGTTTCGGTGACCTTATGTCACTGCTTTTAACCTTCTTTATTCTACTATTCTCAATGGGAACCATATCACTGGAAAGATTTCATATGGTTATAAAGGGTGTTACAGAGAGTTTAGGAGGCAGAAAAATATTCTTAGAACAAAAATTACTCAATCAGTCCAATGTCCCAGTAGAATTTCCGGATATGTATCCCAAAATAAAAAGAAGAAAAATGCTAACGAAGGCATTGCTCGATATCCAGCAAAAGTTGAAAAAAGCAGGTATAGATGCAGATATAATTCAACATGGAAGTATTATTAGATTCAGATTAAATACAGACAAAATCTTTCCTCCTGGAAGCGAAACACCTTATCCTGAAGTTGTGCCATTTATACTTGAGATATGTAAAAGTCTCAAACAGGCTGGTTTTACGGTAATAATTGAAGGACATACAGATAATATTCCTATTAGAAGTGGAAAATATAAATCAAATCTTGAGCTTTCTGCCCTTAGGGCTTTAAGTATCTTAAAACTTTTTAGGCAGTGTGGATATCCTGAAAAAGATATGGCTGCCAGAGGATACGGTCCTTACAGACCCATTGCACCAAATAACACACCACAGGGCAGAGCTAAAAACAGAAGGGTTGAATTTGTTATAAATGCTTCATAA
- a CDS encoding PilZ domain-containing protein, whose translation MDERVNIVVDAFRTTIEHVNLIAVFIVILIFVLIAFFLFFWEKFEEFISQRYMKRLFFRNGEAYGLTRKELEILWEYSHKTHKDPFLVLEYKAPFEKVVQAYIENNPDFDEKLIKNMRKKLGFDKIPPFMPLISTKDIDLFQTGNLLYQNRTFPVALYDKDEKYMYWYLIDQKPPFPFKEGDNVKIKFIREDDAIYLIDGRIEEIFEEDGKYIIKIPHTFKFLQIQRRKDFRVKKEIPLILETYDINGNKVKKEFKTTDISIDGIGFCIPIKEARNLKMNIGAEINLVLEFEDVQIPVQAVIKNIREIGKNICYGAEFKDLKGENKNFIIKFVQAEQQKLLKEYRRLKLFE comes from the coding sequence GTGGATGAAAGGGTAAATATTGTTGTTGATGCATTTAGAACAACAATAGAACATGTAAATCTTATAGCAGTTTTTATAGTAATACTTATTTTTGTTTTAATTGCTTTTTTTCTGTTTTTCTGGGAGAAGTTTGAGGAGTTTATCTCCCAGAGATATATGAAAAGGCTATTTTTCAGAAATGGTGAAGCCTACGGCTTAACACGAAAAGAACTGGAAATTCTCTGGGAGTACTCCCATAAAACCCATAAAGACCCTTTTCTGGTTCTTGAATATAAAGCCCCCTTTGAAAAAGTAGTGCAGGCTTATATAGAAAACAATCCTGATTTTGATGAAAAACTTATAAAAAATATGCGTAAAAAATTAGGATTCGACAAAATACCGCCATTCATGCCTCTTATATCAACCAAAGATATAGACCTCTTCCAGACAGGAAATCTTCTTTATCAGAACAGAACCTTTCCTGTAGCTCTCTATGATAAAGATGAAAAATATATGTACTGGTATCTTATAGACCAGAAACCTCCTTTTCCTTTTAAGGAAGGGGATAATGTGAAAATAAAATTTATAAGGGAAGATGATGCCATCTATCTGATTGATGGTCGTATAGAAGAAATCTTTGAAGAGGATGGAAAATACATAATAAAAATCCCCCATACATTCAAGTTCCTCCAAATTCAGAGAAGAAAGGATTTCCGTGTCAAAAAAGAAATTCCTTTAATTTTAGAGACTTACGACATCAACGGAAATAAGGTAAAAAAAGAGTTCAAAACAACCGATATTAGTATTGACGGGATAGGTTTTTGTATTCCAATAAAAGAAGCACGGAATCTGAAAATGAATATTGGAGCAGAGATAAATCTTGTGCTTGAGTTTGAAGATGTCCAGATACCTGTTCAGGCCGTCATTAAAAATATAAGAGAAATTGGCAAGAATATATGTTACGGGGCAGAATTTAAAGACCTGAAAGGAGAAAATAAAAACTTTATTATAAAATTCGTTCAGGCCGAGCAACAGAAATTACTTAAGGAATATCGACGATTAAAATTATTTGAATAG
- a CDS encoding flagellar motor protein MotB, translating to MPRKKKEECPSAPAWLISFSDLMSLLLTFFILLYSMSVLDIKKLMKFLWYFQGEKVLQYTKTTALLPPISLLPKDMALSLKERIKRVLPVHAYQIEVIEDYVIVRLFNDVVFKPGSAELTDEAKKALKQVAKVLKGLSKNETEILVEGHTDIDVPKGIDPWKLSIERAVNVAEFLIQNGVDPKKISATGYGNTKPLYTWNHPLLRRRNDRVEIIIKVKTQRNDLMKENKNKAENKTSK from the coding sequence ATGCCAAGGAAGAAAAAAGAGGAATGTCCCAGTGCACCGGCTTGGTTAATAAGCTTCAGTGATTTGATGTCACTGCTACTTACATTCTTTATTCTTTTGTATTCAATGTCTGTCCTTGATATAAAAAAATTAATGAAATTTTTGTGGTATTTTCAGGGTGAGAAAGTTCTCCAATACACAAAAACAACTGCATTATTACCCCCAATCAGTTTATTACCTAAGGATATGGCTTTATCCCTTAAGGAAAGAATAAAAAGAGTTTTACCTGTTCATGCATACCAGATAGAAGTAATTGAGGATTATGTTATAGTTCGTCTATTTAATGATGTTGTTTTTAAGCCGGGTAGTGCTGAGCTTACAGATGAAGCTAAAAAGGCTTTAAAGCAAGTGGCGAAAGTTTTAAAAGGTTTATCTAAGAATGAAACCGAAATTTTAGTAGAAGGACATACAGATATAGATGTTCCTAAAGGGATTGACCCGTGGAAACTCTCAATTGAAAGAGCTGTTAATGTGGCAGAATTTCTTATACAAAATGGCGTAGACCCCAAAAAAATATCAGCTACAGGATATGGGAATACAAAGCCTCTCTATACATGGAATCATCCACTTTTAAGAAGACGAAACGACAGAGTTGAAATAATAATAAAAGTCAAAACCCAGAGAAATGATTTGATGAAAGAAAATAAAAATAAAGCAGAAAACAAAACCTCAAAATAA
- a CDS encoding sodium:calcium antiporter has protein sequence MIIDILLFVVGLILILISAELFTNGIEALGERLSLSQNFTGSVLAAVGTALPETILPIIAIFFFGHNQGHDIGVGAILGAPFMLSTLAFPLIGLTTLVGYFLLKKRELEMSIETVGFRRDIVFFLFAYSIALFIVPFEDKVLRIFTAIFLICLYILYVFLTLRGESEEMEEVEHLYFSPKNSNPSIFIIITQVVIALIIMIFGAHIFIKGLEDISIAIGFPALLFSLLVAPIATELPEKINSVLWILRKKDTLAIGNVSGAMVFQSTIPVSVGIVFTQWDITGLALVSGIFAIIAGFIALVTSYVEKKLIPFGLTLGGIFYIIYIFLVIKQNF, from the coding sequence GTGATTATAGATATACTGCTTTTTGTAGTAGGTCTTATACTGATTTTAATATCGGCAGAGTTATTTACTAATGGCATAGAAGCTTTAGGAGAAAGATTAAGTTTATCCCAAAATTTTACAGGTAGTGTTCTGGCTGCAGTTGGAACGGCTCTGCCTGAAACTATTTTGCCAATAATAGCAATATTCTTTTTTGGTCATAACCAGGGACATGATATAGGTGTCGGGGCAATACTCGGAGCACCTTTTATGCTTTCTACACTGGCATTTCCACTTATAGGTTTAACCACACTTGTAGGCTATTTTCTTTTAAAGAAAAGAGAACTTGAAATGAGCATTGAAACAGTGGGATTTAGGAGAGATATAGTATTTTTCTTATTTGCATATTCTATAGCCCTTTTTATTGTCCCCTTTGAGGATAAAGTATTGAGAATTTTCACAGCTATATTCCTTATCTGTCTTTATATACTCTATGTATTCCTAACTCTTCGTGGGGAAAGTGAAGAGATGGAAGAGGTAGAGCATCTTTACTTTTCTCCTAAGAACTCCAATCCATCTATATTTATAATTATCACACAGGTAGTTATTGCTCTAATTATCATGATTTTTGGAGCACATATATTTATAAAAGGGTTAGAAGATATAAGTATTGCTATAGGTTTTCCTGCCCTCTTATTTTCCTTGCTTGTAGCACCTATAGCAACAGAACTACCTGAAAAAATAAATAGTGTTTTATGGATTTTAAGGAAAAAAGATACGCTTGCCATAGGAAATGTAAGTGGAGCAATGGTTTTCCAGAGCACAATTCCTGTTTCGGTTGGAATAGTATTTACACAATGGGATATTACTGGACTTGCTCTTGTATCTGGTATTTTTGCAATTATTGCAGGATTTATTGCACTGGTTACCTCTTATGTCGAAAAGAAATTAATTCCTTTTGGACTTACACTGGGAGGAATATTTTATATTATTTATATCTTTTTGGTGATAAAACAAAACTTTTAA
- a CDS encoding acetyl-CoA carboxylase carboxyltransferase subunit alpha: MEGNKDIQSLSERIELLRKEVKKGNKEKLKELIQARKEFRRLTRNRMEELSAWERVQLARHPKRPHTSDYINNLFTDFVELHGDRRFGDDKAIIAGFAFFEGIPVAVIGHEKGKDTKEKIERNFGMPHPEGYRKAIRIMKLAEKFGRPVFTFIDTPGAYPGIGAEERGQSQAIAESIMTMGGLRVPIVATVIGEGGSGGALALGVGDRILMLENSIYSVISPEGCAAILFKSQEKAPEAAENLKITAKHLKELGIIDCIVPEPPGGAHLQPKKTYRLLKRALRKALREIIDIPPDQLVEERQSKFYSMGRFIEK, encoded by the coding sequence ATGGAAGGAAACAAAGATATTCAGTCTTTATCAGAAAGAATAGAGCTTTTAAGAAAGGAAGTTAAGAAAGGAAATAAAGAAAAATTAAAGGAATTAATACAGGCAAGAAAAGAGTTTAGAAGGCTTACAAGAAATAGAATGGAAGAGCTTTCTGCTTGGGAAAGAGTTCAGCTGGCAAGGCACCCAAAAAGACCACATACCAGTGATTACATAAATAATCTGTTTACAGATTTTGTTGAACTGCATGGGGATAGAAGATTTGGAGATGACAAAGCTATAATTGCTGGATTTGCATTTTTTGAAGGAATTCCTGTCGCTGTTATAGGTCATGAAAAAGGGAAAGATACAAAGGAAAAAATAGAAAGAAATTTTGGTATGCCACACCCAGAAGGCTATAGAAAAGCTATAAGAATTATGAAACTGGCAGAAAAATTCGGCCGTCCTGTATTTACATTTATAGACACTCCAGGGGCATATCCGGGGATTGGAGCAGAAGAAAGGGGACAATCGCAGGCCATTGCAGAAAGTATAATGACAATGGGTGGTTTAAGAGTTCCAATTGTTGCTACTGTTATTGGAGAAGGTGGAAGTGGTGGAGCACTTGCTCTTGGTGTTGGAGATAGAATACTGATGCTTGAAAACTCTATATACTCTGTAATATCCCCTGAGGGATGTGCAGCAATCCTGTTTAAATCACAGGAAAAAGCCCCTGAAGCTGCAGAAAACCTAAAAATAACTGCAAAACATCTAAAAGAGCTTGGAATTATAGACTGTATAGTTCCTGAACCACCGGGAGGAGCACACCTGCAACCTAAAAAGACATACAGACTTTTAAAAAGAGCACTCAGAAAAGCATTAAGGGAAATAATAGATATCCCACCTGACCAGCTTGTAGAGGAAAGACAGTCCAAATTCTATTCAATGGGCAGATTCATAGAAAAATAA
- the waaF gene encoding lipopolysaccharide heptosyltransferase II yields MKIVVWQTAFLGDLILSTPLFHSIKNLFPESTLYVIAKPFGKQVLKNNPYVDELIIFDKSKDSTFSLIKRLRKEKFDIAISPHRSHRAAYSLFLAGIPFRVGFDKAGFSFLYSKTVSHRFDGTHEIDRNLSLLKVFPEYSEDKLHKIPELFLTEEEDKSYQKFGLKDKEYILIAPGSKWNTKRWTEEGFREVIKALMENENIVLIGGEEDLPFTQKIISPLKNKPLNLVGKTGLRESFSLIKHAKALISNDSAPVHMAVAFNTPVVDIYGPTVTDFGFYPYRNGVVVEIEGLKCRPCGLHGHNECPTGTFECMKKITPDMVLNSLKNLME; encoded by the coding sequence ATGAAAATAGTAGTCTGGCAGACAGCTTTTTTGGGGGATTTGATTCTTTCTACACCCCTTTTCCATTCTATAAAAAATCTCTTTCCTGAAAGCACTCTCTATGTAATTGCAAAGCCATTTGGAAAACAGGTTTTAAAAAATAATCCTTATGTAGATGAACTTATTATCTTTGATAAATCAAAAGATTCAACCTTTTCTTTAATCAAAAGATTAAGAAAAGAAAAATTTGATATAGCAATATCTCCCCACCGCTCCCACAGGGCTGCTTATTCCTTGTTTTTGGCAGGAATTCCGTTTAGAGTAGGATTTGATAAAGCAGGATTTTCTTTTTTATACTCAAAAACAGTTTCCCATAGATTTGATGGAACCCATGAGATAGACAGAAATCTGTCTTTGCTTAAGGTTTTTCCTGAATACTCAGAGGATAAACTCCATAAAATTCCTGAGCTGTTTTTAACTGAAGAGGAAGATAAAAGTTATCAAAAATTTGGTCTAAAGGATAAAGAGTATATCTTAATAGCCCCTGGCTCAAAATGGAATACAAAAAGATGGACAGAAGAAGGCTTCAGGGAAGTAATAAAAGCTCTTATGGAAAATGAAAATATTGTGCTTATTGGTGGAGAAGAGGATTTACCTTTTACACAGAAAATAATATCTCCTTTAAAAAATAAGCCTTTGAACCTTGTAGGTAAAACAGGTTTAAGGGAAAGTTTTTCTTTGATAAAACATGCAAAAGCCCTTATATCAAATGATTCAGCCCCTGTTCATATGGCAGTTGCATTTAATACTCCTGTGGTTGATATATATGGCCCCACAGTGACGGATTTTGGATTTTATCCATACAGAAATGGTGTGGTTGTAGAGATTGAAGGTCTAAAATGTAGACCCTGTGGACTTCACGGCCACAACGAATGTCCAACCGGCACATTTGAATGTATGAAGAAAATAACTCCTGATATGGTTTTAAATAGCCTGAAAAATCTCATGGAATAA
- a CDS encoding M20 family metallopeptidase: MPIHIDAKEEIKKLSNQIKDELIQWRRHIHMYPELSAQEHKTAKFVAEKLGEFGVDEVIENFGGTTAVVGLIKGKHDITVALRADMDALPMQEKTGKPYASKIPNVMHSCGHDAHTAILLGAAKVLTELKEHLQGNVKLIFQPCEERHDCDGAKKLVEAGVLENPKVSAIFGAHMFPELPAGKVGTKIGHMMASSDIFHIKIKGKGAHASRPHLGVDPVLVGAQVINSLHHIVSRKVDPLHPAVLTIGRITGGYADNIIPDEIEMGGTVRTLSLELRDQIPKWMEHTIWGVTLSYGAAYEFDYKHGTPPVINDEKTTKFALGMMKDLLGEENVVELENPSMGGEDFAEYLMKVPGTFIRIGIRNEEKGITAPLHSPLFDIDEDVLPIGVSVMAYLAYKWVEEHS, encoded by the coding sequence ATGCCTATTCATATTGATGCAAAAGAAGAAATCAAAAAATTATCTAACCAGATAAAAGATGAACTTATCCAGTGGAGAAGACATATACATATGTATCCTGAGCTTTCTGCACAGGAACACAAAACAGCAAAATTTGTTGCAGAAAAGCTAGGAGAGTTTGGTGTTGATGAAGTAATAGAGAATTTTGGTGGAACAACAGCAGTTGTCGGACTTATAAAAGGAAAACATGATATAACCGTAGCCCTCAGGGCTGATATGGATGCCCTGCCTATGCAGGAAAAAACAGGTAAACCTTATGCTTCAAAAATTCCAAATGTGATGCATTCCTGCGGCCATGACGCCCATACTGCTATCTTGCTTGGAGCCGCTAAAGTTTTGACTGAGCTGAAAGAACATCTTCAAGGAAATGTAAAACTTATTTTCCAACCTTGCGAAGAAAGGCATGACTGTGATGGTGCAAAAAAATTAGTAGAGGCAGGGGTTTTAGAAAATCCAAAAGTATCAGCTATTTTTGGAGCTCACATGTTTCCTGAACTTCCTGCAGGAAAAGTAGGAACAAAGATAGGCCACATGATGGCCTCTTCAGATATATTCCATATAAAAATCAAAGGAAAAGGTGCCCATGCCTCCAGACCCCATCTTGGAGTTGACCCTGTTCTTGTTGGTGCACAGGTAATCAACTCTCTCCATCATATAGTTAGCAGAAAGGTTGACCCATTACATCCGGCAGTTTTAACTATAGGAAGAATAACTGGAGGATACGCAGATAATATAATTCCAGATGAAATTGAGATGGGGGGCACAGTCAGAACTCTTAGCCTTGAGCTTAGAGACCAGATACCAAAATGGATGGAACATACCATATGGGGTGTTACCCTTTCTTACGGAGCTGCTTATGAATTTGATTACAAGCATGGAACTCCACCTGTGATAAATGATGAGAAAACAACTAAATTTGCCCTTGGTATGATGAAGGATTTACTTGGAGAAGAAAATGTTGTTGAGCTGGAAAATCCAAGTATGGGTGGAGAAGATTTTGCCGAATATCTTATGAAAGTCCCAGGAACATTCATTAGAATTGGAATCAGAAATGAGGAAAAAGGGATAACAGCACCGCTCCACAGTCCATTATTTGATATAGATGAGGATGTTCTGCCTATAGGCGTATCAGTTATGGCATATCTGGCCTATAAATGGGTAGAAGAACACTCCTGA
- the ispH gene encoding 4-hydroxy-3-methylbut-2-enyl diphosphate reductase gives MANIKVAETAGFCFGVKIAVDSAIEAGKKYGKAYTNGPIIHNKQVVQFLESLNVRELGSYDELKAGDTILIRSHGVPPSTERKLQELGVNVIDATCPFVKKVHEKVRQLVEEGYFVVIIGEEGHPEVIGILGHLEEVGGKGIVVENMEDLIRKFPKRNKVGVVAQTTQNEEFFEEAVGYIASNVEELKVFNTICDATSVRQEEVKKLAKEVDVMIIIGGKHSGNTRRLAQISKALNPNTYHVEKADELQPEWFENAENIGVSAGASTPDWIIKEVVEKIQEITK, from the coding sequence ATGGCTAATATAAAAGTTGCAGAAACAGCAGGGTTTTGTTTTGGAGTTAAGATAGCCGTTGATAGTGCTATTGAAGCAGGAAAAAAATATGGTAAAGCATACACAAATGGTCCAATAATCCATAACAAACAGGTTGTCCAGTTTCTTGAAAGCCTGAATGTGAGAGAGCTTGGCAGCTATGATGAATTAAAGGCAGGAGATACAATTCTAATTCGTTCCCATGGTGTTCCTCCTTCCACAGAAAGAAAACTACAAGAGCTGGGCGTCAATGTTATTGATGCCACCTGTCCATTTGTTAAAAAAGTCCATGAAAAGGTTCGTCAGCTTGTTGAGGAAGGATATTTTGTGGTTATTATTGGAGAGGAGGGACACCCTGAAGTTATCGGAATTCTTGGGCATCTTGAAGAGGTTGGAGGAAAAGGAATTGTTGTTGAGAATATGGAAGACCTTATTAGAAAATTTCCTAAGAGGAATAAAGTTGGTGTTGTGGCCCAGACAACCCAGAATGAAGAATTTTTTGAAGAAGCTGTTGGATATATAGCTTCCAATGTTGAAGAACTCAAAGTGTTCAATACAATATGTGATGCTACATCTGTTCGTCAGGAAGAGGTTAAAAAACTGGCAAAAGAAGTTGATGTAATGATTATTATTGGTGGAAAGCACAGCGGAAATACCAGAAGACTGGCACAGATATCAAAGGCCTTAAATCCAAATACATACCACGTAGAAAAGGCGGATGAACTTCAACCTGAATGGTTTGAAAATGCTGAAAATATAGGAGTATCAGCAGGAGCATCCACTCCAGATTGGATAATAAAGGAAGTTGTTGAGAAAATTCAGGAAATTACGAAATAG
- a CDS encoding lysophospholipid acyltransferase family protein gives MENFEYSKFGYKLWFLIRPIFRLIFRISAEGIENVPREGGCILAANHRSNLDPFVLNTISPRPIFFMAKHELFKIPILSWIIRKAGAIPVKRTTRDIGALKKAIELVNNGYCIGIFPEGTRAKPGQFRKPRVVLDFLYPKHQEKLSPLE, from the coding sequence ATGGAAAACTTTGAATATTCTAAATTTGGATATAAACTCTGGTTTTTAATAAGGCCGATATTTAGGCTGATTTTTAGAATATCAGCAGAAGGGATAGAGAATGTTCCAAGAGAAGGTGGATGTATCCTTGCTGCAAATCACAGGAGTAATCTTGACCCTTTTGTTCTAAACACGATATCCCCAAGACCCATATTTTTTATGGCAAAACATGAATTATTCAAAATTCCTATTTTAAGCTGGATTATCAGAAAAGCAGGAGCAATTCCTGTAAAAAGAACAACAAGGGATATAGGAGCTTTAAAGAAGGCTATAGAACTGGTTAATAATGGCTATTGCATTGGTATTTTTCCTGAAGGAACGAGGGCAAAACCAGGTCAGTTCAGAAAACCCAGAGTGGTGTTGGACTTCTTGTATCCAAAACATCAGGAGAAGTTGTCCCCGTTAGAATAG